The window TTCATGAATCGCCCCTACATTGTAGATTCTTCTTCCATGTGTGTTGCGGGTGTTTGTTGCGACAACATGGCAGCCAGCGCTAATACGATGATCAATAACACGGCCTCAAATCGTAAAGTCTGCTGAAACGCCTGCGGCGTTGCCTCGTGCGGGTTGGTGGTAAAAAAGCGATCAAATGGTACCAGGTAATGCGGTGGCTCCAGTTTGGCCCAGCGTAGCAGAGTCGGTACGGCGGCGTAACGGTGATGAGCACCTAGGGCCATCATCAATAACACAAATCCAACCTTGATCAGCAGTATCCGGCCATAAGTGGTTGCCCACAACGCATCCCAGCTACCGACTTGTAGCCAGGCGTTGTAAATGCCGGAAAAAATGACCATCGCCAATGCAATCGCCGATAAACGGGATAGCGCTAAAATAGCGTTAGCAATGGTGGCTGGTGCGGGAGGAGCGCTGCTGCGCAGTGCCGGCAGCACAATCAGCGATATTGTGATAATGCCACCGCCCCATAACAAACCGCCGCTGATATGGACAATATTGGCGAAGTTAGAGAGTGTGAAAACGCCGTCATCACCGGAGTGGCTAGCGGTGCTTAAGGTGCCAATGATGACTAGCAAGGTG is drawn from Gammaproteobacteria bacterium and contains these coding sequences:
- a CDS encoding CopD family protein — translated: MLDNIPIAIAIAGDLLMLTTAVGAVTCSLWMLPAYQATPQLHRRLWKLLGTCLLGFTVSSTAGLLLQTASISERSVIDALPMVSTVLFETHYGQLWLIRICAAIVTGIFWAWHWRRITNGQLIPYLSFSTLLVIIGTLSTASHSGDDGVFTLSNFANIVHISGGLLWGGGIITISLIVLPALRSSAPPAPATIANAILALSRLSAIALAMVIFSGIYNAWLQVGSWDALWATTYGRILLIKVGFVLLMMALGAHHRYAAVPTLLRWAKLEPPHYLVPFDRFFTTNPHEATPQAFQQTLRFEAVLLIIVLALAAMLSQQTPATHMEEESTM